The following are from one region of the Oncorhynchus tshawytscha isolate Ot180627B linkage group LG24, Otsh_v2.0, whole genome shotgun sequence genome:
- the LOC121840664 gene encoding histidine-rich glycoprotein-like, with protein sequence MSFCGIRPIYRHATTHLATHTTPRHTPRHNTPQHTSPQHTTLRHNTPRHNTPRHATTHLATTHHNTPRLTTTHSPHTSPRHTPRHNTPRLATTHHNTPRLTTTHLATHLASPHTSPQHTSPRHNTPRHATTHLATTHHTSPQHTSPQHTSPQHTSPHHTSPHHTSPQHTSAQHTSAQHTSAQHTSAQHTSPHLASTHLGTSHLATPHLATPHLATTHLGTTHLGTTHLGTTHLATPRLNTPRHITPRHNTPRHITPRHITPRHTSPHLTSPYHITPHHITSQHTSPHHNTPRHTTPRHTTPRHITPRHITTHLATSQHTSPHHTSPHHTSPHITPCLIKGKG encoded by the exons ATGTCATTCTGTGGGATTAGGCCTATATATCGCCACGCCACAACACACCtcgccacacacaccacacctcgcCACACACCTcgccacaacacaccacaacacacctcgccacaacacaccacacttcGCCACAACACACCTCGCCACAACACACCTCGCCACGCCACAACACACCTcgccacaacacaccacaacacacctcgCCTCACCACAACACACTCGCCACACACCTCGCCTCGCCACACACCTCGCCACAACACACCTCGCCTcgccacaacacaccacaacacacctcgCCTCACCACAACACACCTCGCCACACACCTCGCCTCGCCACACACCTCGCCACAACACACCTCGCCCCGCCACAACACACCTCGCCACGCCACAACACACCTcgccacaacacaccacacctcGCCACAACACACCTCGCCACAACACACCTCGCCACAACACACCTCGCCACACCACACCTCGCCACACCACACCTCGCCTCAACACACCTCGGCACAACACACCTCGGCACAACACACCTCGGCACAACACACCTCGGCACAACACACCTCGCCACACCTCGCCTCAACACACCTCGGCACATCACACCTCGCCACACCACACCTCGCCACACCACACCTCGCCACAACACACCTCGGCACAACACACCTCGGCACAACACACCTTGGCACAACACACCTCGCCACACCTCGCCTCAACACACCTCGGCACATCACACCTCGCCACAACACACCTCGCCACATCACACCTCGCCACATCACACCTcgccacacctcaccacaccttacCTCGCCATACCACATCACACCTCACCACATCACTTCACAACACACCTCGCCACATCACAACACACCTCGCCACACCACACCTCGCCACACCACACCTCGCCACATCACACCTCGCCACATCACAACACACCTCGCCACATCACAACACACCTCGCCACACCACACCTCGCCACACCACACCTCGCCAcacatcacaccat GTCTCATCAAGGGCAAAGGTTAA